A window of the Natrinema salifodinae genome harbors these coding sequences:
- a CDS encoding DNA-3-methyladenine glycosylase family protein: MLDDAHSVLREDAVMAELIDRHDPYVERDWDEFERLCISIINQQLSTASAMAVRERVFELFRDEVTPEAVLEAEDEALLAAGLSRSKVEYMRNAARSFRKNDFTRDGLADHSNEEVTDALTDIKGIGPWTARMFLLFVLERPDVLPLGDLAIRRAIEALYGDGEEMTRAEMREVAEPWRPYRSVATRYLWAEYESE, encoded by the coding sequence ATGCTGGACGACGCGCACTCCGTACTGCGAGAAGACGCCGTGATGGCGGAGTTAATCGACCGACACGACCCGTACGTCGAACGAGACTGGGACGAATTCGAACGGCTCTGCATCTCGATTATCAATCAGCAACTCTCGACCGCATCGGCGATGGCCGTCCGAGAGCGAGTGTTCGAACTGTTCCGTGACGAGGTCACTCCCGAGGCCGTGTTAGAAGCGGAAGACGAAGCGCTCCTCGCGGCCGGACTGTCCCGGAGTAAGGTCGAGTATATGCGTAACGCCGCCCGTTCGTTCCGGAAGAACGATTTCACGCGAGACGGCCTGGCCGACCACTCCAACGAGGAGGTGACCGATGCCCTCACCGACATCAAGGGCATCGGACCGTGGACGGCACGTATGTTCCTCTTATTCGTGCTCGAAAGACCGGACGTGTTACCGCTCGGAGACCTCGCGATCCGCCGGGCAATCGAGGCACTCTACGGCGACGGTGAAGAGATGACTCGCGCCGAGATGCGGGAGGTCGCCGAGCCGTGGCGTCCGTACCGGAGCGTTGCCACTCGGTATCTCTGGGCCGAGTACGAGTCCGAGTAG